A genomic region of Papaver somniferum cultivar HN1 chromosome 7, ASM357369v1, whole genome shotgun sequence contains the following coding sequences:
- the LOC113295676 gene encoding uncharacterized protein LOC113295676 produces the protein MRVLYWNINGVAKVDAGLKLRELVNVFKPVILCIAEPKIPYSDGVMLRITLAGFVKKAVHNSSSSSIGNLWILWSEDIEEPVVLNMTRQAIKLSAVDSTTPWLVIGDFNCVLRNEEKKGGRETLTSSANQFSDWMEENSLFEADSLGSKFTWTNGQSGVRRIINKLDRAIINEPWLTKFSNWRCKALPREVSDHSTLIGYPFVSPRPRRAPFRIQKMWFTHPDFLRMVEASWNAPVYEVASRNSDEDLFDTSKQNVMKDALVAVHEVRMQQHIMLKQKSRNKWILEGSSNTSYFHSTIKTRISANTISELVTGDGSLINEPDQLRDHVVSYYENKFNGEDSLIEDHLFEYNHNYISFEERQMLDSTPSMEEIKATVFDLGPDSAPGPDGFLGCFYRHCWDLIHQDIDKAIIFCWNNKYIPNGANSNLILLLAKVRGADSLRKYRPIGLSNFFFKICTKILATRLGKVLDNLVSEEQVAFMKGMNIHENISLASEMVNELHIKRNDGNLGLKLDISQAFDTGNMKSLTNLVKLLEDYQRASGQRVCRDKSAMCIGLGIASNYLAELYGILVGLEWATQWGYRRVVIRSDSSSVITSLEMDNVRWFAQQRWTDIKKLYDSIRFVHTFRKVNFAADGMDKRGCLLEDGVGLHFVGRPVFLHFIEFPNQSLVE, from the exons ATGCGAGTGCTCTATTGGAATATcaatggggtggcgaaggtggatGCTGGTTTGAAGTTGCGTGAGTTAGTTAATGTTTTTAAGCCGGTtatactttgtattgctgagccgaAAATTCCTTATTCAGATGGTGTTATGTTGAGGATTACTTTAGCCGGTTTTGTAAAAAAGGCAGTTCAtaattcttcttcaagttctatAGGTAATCTTTGGATTCTTTGGAGTGAGGATATTGAAGAGCCAGTGGTGTTAAATATGACTAGACAGGCCATTAAG CTCTCTGCGGTGGATTCTACAACTCCTTGGCTGGTTATTGGTGACTTTAACTGTGTTCTTCGTAATGAGGAGAAGAAAGGGGGTAGAGAAACTCTTACTTCTAGTGCTAATCAATTCAGTGATTGGATGGAGGAAAATAGTCTTTTTGAGGCGGATTCTTTGGGATCTAAGTTCACTTGGACTAATGGTCAATCGGGGGTGCGAAgaattattaacaagttggatcgtgctattattaatgaaccttggttaACTAAGTTTTcaaattggcggtgtaaagctcttcctagggaagtttccgaTCATTCGACCCTTATTGGTTATCCTTTTGTTTCTCCTAGACCAAGACGTGCTCCTTTCAGAATTCAGAAAATGTGGTTTACGCATCCTGATTTTTTGAGAATGGTTGAGGCTTCTTGGAATGCTCCGGTGTATG AAGTGGCTAGTAGGAATTCGGATGAGGATCTGTTTGATACTTCTAAGCAGAATGTGATGAAAGATGCGCTGGTGGCTGTCCATGAGGTGCGTATGCAGCAACATATTATGTTAAAGCAAAAGTCTCGCAACAAATGGattttggagggttctagtaataCTTCTTACTTTCATAGTACTATCAAGACCCGCATAAGTGCCAATACTATTTCGGAATTGGTGACAGGTGATGGGTCTCTTATCAATGAGCCGGACCAATTAAGAGACCATGTTGTTTCTTATTATGAGAACAAATTTAATGGGGAAGATTCACTGATTGAGGATCACTTGTTTGAGTATAATCATAATTATATATCTTTTGAGGAAAGGCAGATGTTGGATTCAACTCCTTCAATGGAGGAAATTAAGGCGACGGTTTTTGATTTAGGTCCGGATAGTGCTCCAGGTCCGGATGGATTCttggggtgtttttatagacactgTTGGGATTTAATTCATCAAGATATAGATAAGGCTATTATTTTTTGCTGGAATAACAAATATATTCCTAATGGGGCCAACTCTAATCTAATTCTTTTGTTGGCTAAGGTGAGAGGTGCGGACAGTTTAAGAAaatatagaccaattggtctaagtaattttttctttaaaatttgtaCTAAAATTCTGGCAACTAGACTTGGTAAAGTCTTGGATAATTTGGTCTCGGAGGAACAAGTGGCTTTTATGAAGGGGATGAATATTCATGAAAACATTAGTTTGGCTTCGGAGATGGTGAATGAGCTGCACATTAAAAGGAATGATGGTAATCTGGGTCTCAAACTTGATAtttctcaggcttttgatacg ggaaatatgaagagtctGACAAACTTGGTGAAGCTTCTTGAGGATTATCAACGTGCTTCTGGTCAGCGTGTATGTAGGGATAAGA GTGCCATGTGCATTGGTTTGGGCATTGCTTCGAATTATCTAGCGGAGTTATATGGTATTCTTGTGGGTCTGGAGTGGGCTACTCAATGGGGTTATAGGCGAGTTGTGATTCGATCAGACTCTAGTAGTGTGATAACATCTTTGGAGATGGACAATGTGCGCTGGTTTGCACAACAGAGGTGGACTGATATTAAGAAGTTGTATGATTCTATTAGGTTTGTGCACACATTTCGTAAGGTGAACTTTGCAGCTGATGGCATGGATAAGCGTGGATGTTTATTAGAAGATGGTGTGGGTTTACATTTTGTTGGTCGCCCAGTTTTCTTGCATTTTATTGAAttcccaaat CAATCGCTGGTGGagtga